In Oscillatoria acuminata PCC 6304, a single window of DNA contains:
- the menH gene encoding 2-succinyl-6-hydroxy-2,4-cyclohexadiene-1-carboxylate synthase, with product MTIKMPSLYDFHYKIFGNPQNPCILFLHGFMGRWDNFHEIIETLSDKFYCVTVDLPGHGKTQILGGDDCYQMPQTAHGLIELLDDLGIFRCYLLGYSMGGRLALYLTLHFPERFEKVILESASPGLSSAEGRSQRRHRDEILAQQLETGDFYSFLSQWYQQPLFDSVRHHPSFDRLFQNRLQNQPKTLATSLRQMGSGSQPSLWELLPSHPVPLLLLVGEWDRKFQEINHKITQVCPVAQLEIIPDSGHTIHWENPSAYLKSVIKFFSG from the coding sequence ATGACGATAAAAATGCCCAGCTTGTATGATTTTCATTATAAAATTTTCGGAAATCCCCAAAACCCTTGTATTCTATTTTTGCACGGCTTTATGGGGCGGTGGGATAACTTTCATGAAATCATTGAGACGCTATCGGATAAATTTTACTGTGTGACGGTGGATTTGCCGGGACATGGAAAAACTCAGATTTTGGGGGGAGATGACTGTTATCAAATGCCTCAAACTGCCCACGGGTTGATTGAGTTATTGGATGATTTAGGAATTTTCCGGTGTTATTTACTGGGATATTCAATGGGAGGGCGATTGGCATTGTATTTAACCCTGCATTTCCCGGAACGTTTTGAAAAAGTGATTTTAGAATCCGCTTCACCAGGGTTGTCTTCTGCCGAGGGGCGATCGCAACGTCGTCATCGAGATGAAATTCTCGCCCAACAGTTGGAAACTGGCGATTTTTACTCCTTTTTAAGTCAGTGGTATCAGCAACCTTTGTTTGATTCAGTTCGCCATCATCCTTCCTTCGATCGCCTCTTCCAGAATCGCTTGCAAAATCAGCCCAAAACCTTAGCAACTTCCCTTCGACAGATGGGAAGCGGCAGTCAACCCTCCCTCTGGGAACTGCTGCCGTCTCATCCTGTTCCCCTGCTGTTACTGGTGGGAGAATGGGATCGTAAATTTCAGGAAATTAATCACAAAATTACCCAAGTCTGTCCCGTTGCCCAACTGGAAATTATCCCCGATAGCGGGCATACGATTCATTGGGAAAATCCCTCAGCCTATCTCAAATCAGTGATAAAATTCTTTTCAGGTTAG